The Paramagnetospirillum magnetotacticum MS-1 DNA segment ACTCCTCCAGTAGGTCGCGCAGACGGTCGATGGTGCTGTCCAGCCGGGCCGAGACCACGCGGGTGGTTTCCTCCAGCCGGGCATAATCGTCGCGGGCGCCGCGCAGCTCTCCGGCCAGAAGCAGATCGCCCGCTCCCACCCGTGCCGACGCGGATTCAAGACGGTCGATGGCGGCGCCCAGGCGGCGCATGGCCTCTTCGGTGCGTTGCAAGCTCTGGCCCTGGCGCTGTTCCACGATCCATCCCCATGTTCTGGAATCGAAAGCGAAGGTATGGCCGAAGCACAACGGAGTCAACAAAGGCTGGGTTGATCGGAGTTCAAGCAGACGATACCCTCGGCTAAAGACCCGATTTCCGCAAAGGATGGAAACCATGCGCTCCGCCCTCAAGGCCGCCCTTATGGCCGCTGCCATCCTTGGTCCCCAGATGGCCTGGGCCGAGCCACTATCGTCCGGCCAGACCCTTTACGTCCCGGTCTATTCCCATATCTCCCACGGCAATCTGGATGGGCGGGGCAAGGCCTCGGAACTGCTGCTGTCGTCCATGCTCAGCCTGCGCAATACCGATCCCTCCCATGCCATCACCATCACGGCGGCGCGCTATTACGATACCGACGGCAGGCTGTTGCGCGATTATCTGGCCAAGCCGCTTTCGCTTCCCCCCATGGGGTCGAGCGAGCTTTTCGTGGAATACAAGGATACGGCCGGCGGCAGCGGCGCCAATTTCGTGGTGGAGTGGAAATCAGACCGGCCGGTCAACCCGCCCCTGATCGAGACGGTCAACGCCTATTTCTTCGGCACCCAATCGGTGGCCTTCACCAGTCCCGGCCGCCCCATCTCGCCCAATCCATGACCCCTGCCGTCATCCATTGCCTGGATCAGGCCCGCGCCGTGCTGGCCCGATCCGATATCGACCGGCCGGTCAGATTGCAAAGCAGCTTCGGAGCCGCCGGTCAGCATGGGATCGGCTGGTGGCTGGCCGTGACCCGCATTCTGGCGGAAGAATTTCCCGAACACGCGATCGAGGCGGCGCTCGATTGCGCCGATTCCCCCGGCCTCGCCCTGGCGGCGCTCCGGGCTGGGGTTCCCCTGGTGCGGGCCAGCGGCCTTGCCCCTGATATGCGCAACAAGCTGGGCGACATCGCCCGCCAGATGGGGGCGCGGCTGATCGACTGACCGGTCAGATATCGTAGATCAGCACCGGTTCGGGACGGCCACGCCGATTGGCCATGTCGGCCAGGGTGGTATTGTCCAAAATGGCGGCGATGGCATCACGCACATCCTGCATGACCGCACGGATGGTACAGGCGGCCTCGTCGGTGCAATCATCGCATGCCCGATAGGCCGAGCGCGAAACGCAAGAGACAGGAGCCAGGGGACCGTCCAGCACCCGGACGATATCGCCCACCATGATGCGGGCGGCGGGCATGGCCAGGGTATAGCCCCCGCCCTTGCCCTTCTTGGAAGACAGCAGCTTCTGATTCTTCATTTCGAGAAGAATGGCGTCGAGGAATTTCTTGGGGATCCGTTCGGACTGGGCGATATCGGCGATCAGCACCGGCCCCAGGCCCTCGTGCCGCGCCAAATAGACCATGGCCTTCAGGCCGTATTTCGCCTTGCTCGACAGCATCACCACACCCGATCCATGGAACTACAGAGAAGGGGATTGGCGGAAGAGTGTCAACACCTCATGCCAAGTCTCCATGGGAGGCTTGGCAATTGGATTCGTCACCCCGGACAAGCGAAGCGCGATCCGGGGCCCAGGGGGGATGCCCAAGGCGGTGACCGTGACTCCTGGATCCCGGCTTAAGGAGCCGGGATGACGCCCCTGAATGTCGTGTCCCGTGATTGCGCGAAGAAGCAATAAAATGCGGGGGCGGGCGTGTGCCGCGCCCGCCCCCGCCAGGCTGCGGCCTCAGGGAGACTGGAGGGCCGCGGTGA contains these protein-coding regions:
- a CDS encoding beta/alpha barrel domain-containing protein, encoding MTPAVIHCLDQARAVLARSDIDRPVRLQSSFGAAGQHGIGWWLAVTRILAEEFPEHAIEAALDCADSPGLALAALRAGVPLVRASGLAPDMRNKLGDIARQMGARLID
- a CDS encoding RrF2 family transcriptional regulator translates to MLSSKAKYGLKAMVYLARHEGLGPVLIADIAQSERIPKKFLDAILLEMKNQKLLSSKKGKGGGYTLAMPAARIMVGDIVRVLDGPLAPVSCVSRSAYRACDDCTDEAACTIRAVMQDVRDAIAAILDNTTLADMANRRGRPEPVLIYDI
- a CDS encoding signal transduction histidine kinase; translated protein: MEQRQGQSLQRTEEAMRRLGAAIDRLESASARVGAGDLLLAGELRGARDDYARLEETTRVVSARLDSTIDRLRDLLEE
- a CDS encoding DUF3124 domain-containing protein, producing MRSALKAALMAAAILGPQMAWAEPLSSGQTLYVPVYSHISHGNLDGRGKASELLLSSMLSLRNTDPSHAITITAARYYDTDGRLLRDYLAKPLSLPPMGSSELFVEYKDTAGGSGANFVVEWKSDRPVNPPLIETVNAYFFGTQSVAFTSPGRPISPNP